From the Synergistaceae bacterium genome, the window AATTACACGTATAAAGGCCTGTATCAAGTCGGAATCGCTACAACTTCAACGGATTATGGCAAGAGTGGCGAACTTGAATTTGACACTAGCAAGTTTATGGAAGCTCTTGAAGACAACCCGACCGAAGTACAAGACTTAATGGTAAAATTTGCGGGAGAAATGGACACGTGGCTTAAATCAATGCTTACTACTTCAGCGAGCGGAGAAACTAAAGGCACATTATCGCGTCAAATCGATGACATTCAAACGCAGATTGACTCAATTAATGAATATCTCGAAAACTATCAAGAGAGACTCGACCGCATGGAGGAGTCATTACGTTCAAAATATGCCGCAGCTGAGGACAGAATCGCGCAATTATCACAGAAAGCAAGTTCAATCGCAGCAATCTTAAATCAGCTTAACGGGAATGCTTCAAATTCCAGCAGCAGCACAAGCTCATAAATATAAAATTTTCATGGCAGGTCTTGACTCGTTCAGGGCTTGCCATTTTTTTATGGTAAATTCTCAAGCAAATTTTTGACTGATTCAATATCTCCGCACTTGATTATATGCGAGTCTTTGCGCTTTATAGTCTCAGGAGATCCCCCCGCATTATAAGTTATTACAGGAGTCCCGCATGATTCGGCCTCAAGATTCACAGTGGGATAATTTTCTTCATAGCTGGGATTAAAGAATATATCTGACTCAGTATAAATATTTGCGAGTTCAATTTGATTATTAGTGCGTTGAATTGCGATAATATTTTTATACCCGGCCAAGTTCTTAATTTGCGAACTCGTTAACCCGACAAGAAATATTATAAATTTTCCAGAGTCAAGAATCTTTGCGAGTCTTATAAAGTCATCAAGTCCCTTTTTCTTATTCCAGATATTAGCGACTCCGAGTATAATTTTTTTGTCCTGTAAATTATATTTTTGCCTGAAATTTCCGGGCGTGGGCTTGAAAATATTTTCGTCAATCTTGTTATATCTGACTTCAACGGGATAATCACATAGAAAACTTTTTTTTACGAGTCCGGCGAGCCACTTTGACGGCGTTATAATCGTTAAATTTTTTATCCCAGTAAATAATTTGCGCTTGTCATCAAAATTTTTACAGCTTGAGTCTGCAAAACTTGCAGGATATGAATTTTTTTGCGGGCAATTCTCGCAATGAGTCTGCCATTTATCGCAATTAGCAATTAAGAAGTGTGCACAATGACCCGTAAAGCTCCAGCAATCATGAAGAGTCCATAAAACTTT encodes:
- a CDS encoding glycosyltransferase is translated as MRVLFINSVCGTGSTGKITGELAEKFTSEGHDVKIAYGRSDYVPERFKKFAVKIGTKSDVYFHALLTRLTDRHGFYSRHATKKFLDWVNKNFNPDLLWLHNIHGYYINIELLFTWIKSRENLKVLWTLHDCWSFTGHCAHFLIANCDKWQTHCENCPQKNSYPASFADSSCKNFDDKRKLFTGIKNLTIITPSKWLAGLVKKSFLCDYPVEVRYNKIDENIFKPTPGNFRQKYNLQDKKIILGVANIWNKKKGLDDFIRLAKILDSGKFIIFLVGLTSSQIKNLAGYKNIIAIQRTNNQIELANIYTESDIFFNPSYEENYPTVNLEAESCGTPVITYNAGGSPETIKRKDSHIIKCGDIESVKNLLENLP